Proteins encoded in a region of the Elizabethkingia bruuniana genome:
- a CDS encoding aldose epimerase family protein, giving the protein MNYRPERQKFQKEKDEKKIDLFQLKNKNNTEVFLTNYGARIVSFLFNDRNNNPVDVNLGHASIDEYLEPKGNFYGCVIGRVCNRIGGAEFTLNGKNYQLNPNIPNNLLHGGENGFHTKVFDVENTGDNFLKMTYHSEDGEEGFPGNVKVKVSYTLTDEDALEILFEAESDEETPFNITNHAFFNLNGEGNGNMLKHQLQIFAEKYLPVTENVVPNGTLESVENTPFDFREVKTIGQDINAENHQVVLGSGFDHTYVLKEAFDSELLHAAKATGDLTGIVLDVYTDQPGVHLYTGNFMDETHTLKSGKTDGWREAFCLETQHFPDAVHHNHFPSVILKPGDKFASKTVFKLSNK; this is encoded by the coding sequence ATGAACTATAGACCTGAAAGACAAAAATTCCAAAAAGAAAAAGACGAAAAAAAAATAGATTTATTTCAGCTTAAAAATAAAAATAATACGGAAGTTTTCCTGACCAATTACGGAGCCAGAATTGTAAGCTTTTTGTTTAATGACCGAAATAATAATCCAGTAGATGTTAACCTGGGACATGCCAGTATAGATGAGTATTTGGAACCTAAAGGTAACTTTTACGGGTGTGTTATCGGTAGGGTGTGCAACAGAATTGGCGGTGCTGAGTTTACACTGAACGGAAAGAATTATCAGTTAAATCCTAATATCCCGAACAATCTTTTGCATGGCGGAGAAAATGGTTTTCATACAAAGGTTTTCGATGTAGAAAATACAGGAGACAATTTTTTGAAAATGACATATCATTCGGAAGATGGCGAAGAAGGCTTTCCGGGTAATGTAAAAGTAAAGGTCAGCTACACGCTGACGGATGAGGATGCTCTGGAAATTTTGTTTGAAGCCGAATCGGATGAAGAAACTCCTTTTAATATTACCAATCATGCATTCTTTAATCTGAATGGAGAAGGGAATGGTAATATGCTGAAACACCAGCTTCAGATCTTTGCAGAAAAATATTTGCCGGTAACGGAAAATGTTGTTCCGAACGGAACTTTGGAATCTGTAGAAAATACACCTTTTGACTTCAGAGAGGTGAAAACTATAGGACAGGATATTAATGCAGAGAACCATCAAGTGGTTTTAGGAAGTGGTTTCGATCATACTTATGTATTAAAAGAAGCATTTGATTCGGAATTACTGCATGCAGCAAAAGCAACAGGAGATCTGACAGGAATTGTTCTGGATGTATATACGGATCAGCCGGGAGTGCATTTATATACCGGGAATTTTATGGATGAAACACATACTTTAAAGTCTGGTAAAACAGACGGATGGAGAGAAGCATTTTGTTTGGAAACACAACATTTTCCGGATGCAGTTCACCACAATCATTTTCCTTCCGTTATCCTGAAACCGGGAGATAAATTTGCTTCTAAAACGGTATTTAAGTTATCTAATAAGTAA
- the galK gene encoding galactokinase has product MATISKQYITEKFEEVFGQAPDVVSKSPGRINIIGEHTDYNDGFVLPAAIDKYSYVAVGHRNDDEIHLFSQLFNEKLNFKLSEIKALENSWANYILGVVYHIQKNGHQLKGFNMVIDGDVPLGAGVSSSASLESAVAVALDKIFDLGLSKWDMTKIAQTAEHTFAGVKCGIMDQFASVFSKEDKVAKLDCRSLEFEYFPLELGEYTLLLLNTNVKHSLASSAYNDRREACEKAVEIISKDFHDVKSLRDVNSQMLREYLYSDYPELYVKASYVHDENKRVEEVCKALEKGDLAAVGLFLYASHEGLSEYYEVSCDELDFLVDEVRQYPEVLGARMMGGGFGGCTLNLLKKSFVPELIAKLKPAYEAKFNLELTPIEVVPSEGGHVL; this is encoded by the coding sequence ATGGCAACAATTTCAAAACAATATATAACAGAGAAATTCGAAGAGGTATTTGGTCAGGCACCAGATGTCGTTTCTAAATCACCCGGAAGAATTAATATTATAGGGGAACATACGGATTATAATGACGGATTTGTTCTGCCTGCAGCGATTGATAAATACAGTTATGTAGCTGTTGGTCACCGCAACGACGATGAAATTCATTTATTTTCTCAGTTGTTTAATGAAAAGCTAAACTTTAAACTTTCAGAGATAAAGGCACTGGAAAACTCCTGGGCTAATTATATTCTGGGAGTGGTGTATCATATTCAGAAAAATGGACACCAGCTAAAAGGCTTTAATATGGTGATTGACGGAGATGTTCCTTTGGGAGCAGGTGTTTCTTCATCCGCTTCTTTAGAGAGTGCAGTGGCAGTAGCTCTGGATAAAATATTTGATTTAGGTTTATCTAAATGGGATATGACTAAAATTGCACAAACTGCCGAGCATACTTTTGCCGGAGTGAAATGTGGTATTATGGACCAGTTTGCTTCAGTTTTTAGTAAGGAAGATAAGGTGGCGAAATTAGACTGCAGAAGCCTAGAGTTTGAATATTTCCCTTTAGAGCTTGGTGAGTATACTTTACTCTTACTGAATACTAATGTAAAGCATTCATTGGCTTCTTCTGCTTATAACGACAGAAGGGAAGCCTGTGAAAAAGCTGTTGAGATTATCAGTAAAGATTTTCATGATGTGAAATCATTGCGGGATGTGAACAGCCAGATGCTTCGGGAATATTTATATTCTGATTATCCGGAACTCTACGTTAAAGCAAGTTATGTTCATGATGAAAATAAAAGGGTAGAAGAGGTATGCAAAGCTTTGGAAAAAGGAGACCTGGCAGCAGTAGGCTTGTTCCTGTATGCTTCGCATGAAGGTTTGAGTGAATACTATGAGGTAAGTTGTGATGAACTGGATTTTCTGGTAGACGAAGTAAGACAATATCCTGAAGTTTTGGGCGCAAGAATGATGGGGGGCGGATTTGGAGGCTGTACACTGAACCTTTTAAAGAAAAGCTTTGTACCTGAACTTATTGCTAAACTAAAGCCAGCTTATGAAGCTAAATTTAACCTTGAATTAACACCTATAGAAGTTGTGCCTTCCGAAGGTGGACATGTTCTTTAA
- a CDS encoding UDP-glucose--hexose-1-phosphate uridylyltransferase, whose amino-acid sequence MNFDSNVPHTRVNILTGEKVLVSPHRNKRPWQGQTEAISSERRNEYEPECYLCPGNKRSDGTVNPDYSDHFSFVNDFSALLQDTPDHQSDEEGLFVTENIKGICKVLAFTPRHDLTLATMNEISIESVVNLWQTEFEELRSNDWIKYIQIFENKGAVMGCSNPHPHGQIWAQNTLPVELEKESVQQKKYFEKYQKTLLKSYLEAELEKQERIIYENNSFVVLVPFWAAWPFETMIISKRSVQYISEFTSSEKTDLAQALKVLTVKYDNLFKTSFPYSAGIHQAPVNSGDFPEWHWHMHFYPPLLRSATVKKFMVGYEMLANPQRDITPEQAAQQLREQSLTHYLSV is encoded by the coding sequence ATGAATTTCGACTCTAACGTACCACACACTCGTGTCAATATATTAACGGGTGAAAAAGTATTAGTGTCGCCACACCGTAACAAAAGACCCTGGCAGGGACAAACGGAGGCGATTTCTTCTGAACGGAGAAATGAATATGAACCGGAATGTTATCTGTGTCCGGGAAATAAAAGATCAGACGGTACTGTAAACCCGGATTATTCAGATCATTTTTCTTTTGTTAATGATTTTTCTGCTTTATTACAGGATACTCCCGATCATCAGTCGGATGAGGAAGGCCTTTTTGTAACTGAAAACATCAAAGGAATCTGCAAAGTTCTGGCATTTACTCCAAGACATGATCTTACTCTTGCAACCATGAATGAAATTTCTATTGAATCTGTAGTAAACTTATGGCAAACAGAATTTGAAGAACTGCGTTCGAATGACTGGATTAAATACATTCAGATATTTGAGAATAAGGGAGCAGTTATGGGGTGCAGTAATCCGCATCCGCATGGTCAGATCTGGGCACAAAATACATTGCCTGTTGAGCTGGAAAAAGAATCTGTACAGCAGAAGAAATATTTTGAAAAATATCAGAAAACTTTACTGAAGTCTTATCTGGAAGCAGAATTGGAAAAGCAAGAGCGGATTATTTATGAGAATAATTCATTCGTTGTTCTGGTTCCTTTCTGGGCAGCGTGGCCTTTTGAAACGATGATCATCAGTAAACGTTCGGTACAGTATATCTCAGAATTTACAAGCTCTGAAAAAACCGATTTGGCGCAAGCGCTAAAAGTTTTAACGGTAAAATACGACAACCTTTTTAAAACATCTTTTCCTTATTCTGCGGGAATACATCAGGCGCCAGTTAATTCCGGAGACTTCCCGGAATGGCACTGGCATATGCATTTTTATCCGCCTTTGTTAAGGTCTGCTACAGTGAAAAAATTTATGGTCGGCTACGAAATGCTGGCTAATCCACAGCGTGATATTACACCGGAGCAGGCAGCGCAGCAACTGAGAGAACAATCTTTAACACATTATCTATCTGTCTAA
- the mtaB gene encoding tRNA (N(6)-L-threonylcarbamoyladenosine(37)-C(2))-methylthiotransferase MtaB, with translation MESGLKSVAFHTLGCKLNFAETSTIARQLTDAGYKKVSFDDAANVFVINTCSVTENADKECKLIVKRALKANPDGLVVIIGCYAQLKPEEISEIEGVDLVLGAKEKFNILSYLNDLEKSENLAEVHSCEIEETDFFIGSYSIGDRTRAFLKVQDGCDYKCTYCTIPLARGISRSDTVENVIKNASEIASQDIKEIVLTGVNIGDYGKGEFGNKRHEHTFLDLVKELNMVDGIERIRISSIEPNLLKDETIDLVSTSKSFVPHFHIPLQSGSDEVLKKMKRRYLTKLYRNRVSKIREVMPDACIGVDVIVGFPGETEEEFMKTYQFLNELPISYLHVFTYSERENTEAAAMQGIVPVVERKKRNKMLRILSEKKKMAFYQTQLGKTLPVLWEHENKDGLMYGFTENYVRVHKPFDALSINKIELVKLDKIEADGTVSILAAFDAFLAKA, from the coding sequence ATGGAATCAGGTCTAAAATCAGTTGCATTTCACACATTAGGATGCAAGCTCAACTTCGCAGAAACTTCTACTATTGCCCGTCAGTTAACAGATGCAGGTTATAAGAAGGTCTCGTTTGATGATGCGGCTAATGTTTTTGTGATCAATACATGTTCGGTTACCGAAAATGCGGATAAAGAATGTAAGCTGATTGTAAAAAGAGCATTAAAAGCTAATCCGGATGGCCTCGTGGTTATTATCGGCTGCTATGCTCAGTTAAAGCCTGAAGAAATTTCAGAAATTGAAGGTGTAGACCTTGTATTGGGAGCTAAAGAAAAATTTAATATTCTTAGCTATCTGAATGATCTGGAAAAATCCGAAAATCTTGCAGAAGTGCATTCTTGTGAAATTGAGGAAACCGATTTCTTTATTGGTTCTTACTCTATTGGTGACAGAACACGTGCGTTCCTGAAAGTTCAGGATGGATGTGATTACAAATGCACCTATTGTACTATTCCTTTAGCAAGAGGAATTTCCCGTTCGGATACTGTGGAAAATGTAATTAAAAATGCAAGCGAAATTGCATCTCAGGATATTAAAGAAATTGTATTAACCGGAGTAAATATCGGAGATTATGGTAAAGGGGAATTCGGTAATAAAAGACACGAACATACTTTCCTCGATCTGGTAAAAGAACTTAATATGGTAGACGGAATCGAAAGAATCCGAATTTCTTCTATCGAACCTAATCTTCTAAAAGACGAAACCATTGATCTGGTATCGACCAGCAAAAGCTTTGTTCCACATTTTCATATTCCGCTGCAATCCGGAAGCGACGAAGTTCTGAAAAAAATGAAACGCCGCTATCTTACAAAGCTTTACAGAAACAGAGTTTCAAAAATCCGTGAGGTAATGCCTGATGCTTGTATTGGTGTGGATGTTATTGTAGGATTCCCGGGGGAAACTGAAGAAGAGTTTATGAAAACCTATCAGTTTCTAAACGAACTACCAATTTCTTATCTACACGTTTTCACTTATTCTGAAAGAGAAAATACTGAAGCTGCTGCAATGCAGGGTATTGTTCCTGTTGTAGAAAGAAAGAAGCGTAACAAAATGCTCCGTATACTTTCCGAAAAAAAGAAAATGGCTTTTTACCAGACTCAGTTAGGCAAAACATTACCTGTTCTGTGGGAACACGAAAATAAAGATGGCCTTATGTATGGCTTCACCGAAAATTATGTTCGTGTCCATAAACCTTTTGATGCATTGAGCATTAATAAAATCGAACTGGTAAAGCTAGACAAAATTGAAGCTGACGGAACAGTAAGCATATTGGCTGCCTTTGATGCTTTTCTGGCTAAAGCCTAA
- a CDS encoding GNAT family N-acetyltransferase, translated as MTEIVPYVEEHYDALTSYILDEEQSQFSLVPRQVLNNPDIMGLKNRFQYTIIHEKEIVGFFSLDFSSDLLTYSDNKNAVLLRALSINPKFQGKGIAKSAMIELPAFVKQNFPKVDEIAFGVNATNENAYKLYLKTGYQDSGKIYEGVKGPQHIMLMKL; from the coding sequence ATGACAGAAATTGTCCCTTATGTTGAAGAACACTACGATGCACTAACTTCCTATATACTGGACGAAGAACAGTCTCAGTTTTCGCTTGTACCAAGACAGGTACTGAATAATCCTGATATAATGGGGCTTAAAAATCGTTTTCAGTACACTATAATACATGAAAAAGAGATAGTTGGTTTTTTCTCACTCGATTTCTCCTCAGATCTTCTTACTTACTCAGATAATAAAAATGCCGTTTTACTTCGGGCACTATCTATAAACCCTAAGTTTCAGGGGAAGGGTATTGCAAAATCAGCAATGATAGAGCTTCCGGCTTTTGTGAAACAAAATTTCCCAAAAGTTGATGAAATTGCTTTTGGTGTAAATGCAACAAATGAGAATGCTTACAAACTCTATTTGAAAACAGGATATCAGGATTCAGGTAAAATCTACGAAGGAGTGAAAGGTCCACAGCATATTATGCTGATGAAGCTTTAG
- a CDS encoding GNAT family N-acetyltransferase: MVKILEYQTEHFADLTSYTLPEEQAMFSRIPAEVLNNPRIDDETDRFYYTIMYNDKAVGFFLLEFAHDRWYKPQDETAALLRSLTLNPEFQGKGIAKEMMIQLPDLVRKQFPDVREIAFGVNFKNISAYQMYLKAGYQDSGESFDGPKGPQHIMVKEL, encoded by the coding sequence ATGGTTAAAATTCTTGAATACCAGACAGAACATTTTGCAGACCTTACCTCTTATACATTACCCGAAGAACAGGCTATGTTTTCCAGAATACCGGCAGAAGTGCTGAACAACCCCAGAATAGATGATGAAACGGATCGATTTTACTATACAATTATGTATAATGATAAAGCTGTAGGATTCTTTCTTCTGGAATTTGCGCATGACAGATGGTATAAGCCTCAGGATGAAACAGCTGCATTATTAAGATCGCTTACTCTAAATCCTGAATTTCAGGGAAAAGGGATTGCCAAGGAAATGATGATACAACTTCCGGATCTGGTAAGAAAACAGTTTCCTGATGTAAGAGAAATTGCTTTTGGAGTGAATTTTAAAAATATATCAGCTTATCAGATGTACCTGAAGGCAGGATATCAGGATTCCGGTGAAAGTTTTGACGGGCCTAAAGGTCCACAGCATATTATGGTTAAGGAACTGTAA
- a CDS encoding SDR family NAD(P)-dependent oxidoreductase — protein sequence MTNKLFDLSGKTALVTGGNKGIGRGMAIGLAQAGADIIIASRSIEANSEIEQEVKKLGRNFHFYKMDAENRDNVYEFIQQLNSNHPHIDILINNAGTILRKPAAEHPDEYWDSVININLDTPFILAREIGKKMIDQGKGKIIFTCSLLSFQGGINVPGYAASKGALASLVKALSNEWSSKGVNVNGIAPGYIATDNTEALRNDEERSKAILDRIPASRWGTPEDFAGPAVFLSSSASDYVDGTILTVDGGWMGR from the coding sequence ATGACGAACAAATTATTTGACCTTAGCGGTAAAACTGCTCTGGTCACAGGAGGCAATAAAGGTATTGGCCGCGGAATGGCTATAGGCCTCGCTCAGGCAGGTGCTGATATTATTATTGCATCCCGTAGTATAGAAGCCAATTCTGAAATAGAACAGGAGGTAAAAAAACTGGGAAGGAATTTCCATTTTTATAAGATGGATGCTGAAAACAGGGATAATGTCTATGAATTTATTCAGCAGCTCAACTCCAATCATCCACATATAGATATCCTTATCAATAATGCCGGAACCATTCTTAGAAAACCTGCTGCAGAACATCCTGACGAATACTGGGATTCTGTAATCAATATCAATCTGGATACACCATTTATCCTGGCTCGTGAAATAGGAAAAAAAATGATCGATCAGGGGAAGGGTAAAATTATATTCACCTGTTCTTTATTAAGCTTTCAGGGCGGGATCAATGTTCCGGGCTATGCTGCCAGCAAAGGAGCTTTGGCCAGCTTAGTCAAGGCTTTGTCCAACGAATGGTCTTCTAAAGGTGTCAACGTAAATGGTATTGCACCAGGTTATATCGCCACAGATAATACGGAAGCTCTACGTAACGATGAAGAGCGCAGTAAAGCTATTCTGGACAGAATACCCGCAAGCAGATGGGGCACTCCGGAAGATTTTGCAGGTCCCGCAGTCTTTCTTTCATCTTCAGCCAGTGATTATGTTGACGGTACAATTCTTACTGTCGACGGCGGATGGATGGGACGTTAA
- the kduI gene encoding 5-dehydro-4-deoxy-D-glucuronate isomerase, with protein MQIRFESSPREVKTMDTASLRREFLVENLMTEDNISLTYSHYDRLIIGGTKPIKQSTELKTHEELKADYFLQRRELGIINVGGKGSVEVDGEKYALDKLDCLYVGKGAQKVFFFSDNPAEPATYYLLSAPAHKEYPTTKYTKEQAAPVTLGDGKTSNRRTIYKYIHEAGIQSCQLVMGLTVLEEGSVWNSIPAHTHTRRTEIYFYFDLNAEQRLFHMMGETTETRHIIMKNHEAVISPPWSLHFGAGTSNYGFIWGMGGENKRYDDMDPAPLNVLL; from the coding sequence ATGCAAATTAGATTTGAGAGCAGTCCCCGTGAGGTCAAAACGATGGACACTGCATCTTTACGCCGGGAATTCCTGGTGGAAAACCTTATGACTGAAGACAACATCAGCCTTACATATTCACACTACGACAGACTTATTATAGGCGGAACCAAGCCTATAAAACAATCTACTGAACTGAAGACACATGAAGAACTAAAAGCCGATTATTTTCTTCAGAGAAGAGAATTAGGAATTATTAATGTAGGTGGAAAAGGTTCTGTAGAAGTAGATGGTGAAAAGTATGCACTGGATAAATTAGATTGTCTGTATGTAGGTAAAGGGGCACAAAAAGTTTTTTTTTTCAGTGACAATCCTGCTGAACCCGCTACATATTATTTATTATCAGCTCCTGCTCACAAGGAATACCCTACAACAAAATACACAAAAGAACAGGCAGCTCCTGTAACGCTGGGTGATGGTAAAACATCTAACAGAAGAACAATTTACAAGTATATCCATGAAGCAGGAATCCAAAGCTGCCAACTCGTAATGGGTCTTACTGTTCTGGAAGAAGGCAGTGTATGGAATTCAATTCCTGCACATACCCATACCCGCAGAACTGAGATTTATTTTTACTTCGATCTGAATGCAGAACAAAGATTGTTTCATATGATGGGTGAAACGACGGAAACGCGCCATATCATTATGAAAAACCATGAGGCCGTTATTTCACCACCATGGAGTCTACACTTTGGTGCCGGTACTTCCAATTACGGATTTATCTGGGGAATGGGTGGCGAAAACAAACGATACGACGATATGGACCCGGCTCCTTTAAATGTACTTTTATAA
- a CDS encoding MFS transporter, translating to MEKSIGKYRWTICGLLFFATTINYLDRQVLSLLAPELTHQFGWSNSDYGNITAVFQFVYAISLLFAGRFIDKLGTKWGFAIAIIIWSLGAMMHAHAIDIGNAANSVMGWVGLASVPVSILGFVIARAVLGIGESGNFPAAIKTTAEYFPKKERALATGIFNSGSNIGAILAPLTVPVLSEKYGWESTFMIIGGIGFLWLIFWFLLYETPEKQKKLSAEELAYIRSDVDRTVDQSENPEDAKKVPWFRLLQYKQTWAFATGKFLTDGVWWFFLFWLPKYLEGQYHLSGKELALPLFVLYSMTMVGSISGGWFPMYFIKKGYQAYDGRMRAMFFIALCPLIVLAAQPLGSFGYWVPVILIGLGASAHQAWSANIFTTVSDMFPRKTVASVTGIGGMAGGIGGVIISKIGGPLFDFYEKKGSIETGYSIMFTYCAIAYILAWGIMKILVPKYKPITDL from the coding sequence ATGGAAAAAAGTATCGGAAAATACAGGTGGACAATTTGCGGTCTTTTATTCTTTGCTACAACAATTAATTATTTAGATCGCCAGGTTCTCAGTCTTCTGGCCCCGGAGCTTACCCATCAGTTTGGCTGGAGCAATAGCGACTACGGAAATATTACAGCAGTCTTCCAGTTTGTATATGCCATATCTCTACTCTTTGCTGGAAGGTTTATCGATAAACTAGGCACAAAATGGGGATTTGCCATTGCTATTATTATATGGAGCCTTGGAGCTATGATGCATGCACATGCTATAGATATTGGCAACGCAGCCAATTCTGTTATGGGATGGGTTGGCCTGGCGAGCGTTCCTGTATCTATACTGGGATTCGTCATCGCTCGGGCAGTATTAGGAATTGGTGAATCCGGAAACTTCCCCGCAGCTATTAAAACCACAGCCGAGTACTTCCCTAAAAAAGAACGTGCTTTAGCTACCGGAATCTTTAATTCAGGAAGTAATATCGGTGCTATTCTGGCTCCATTAACAGTACCTGTTCTCTCTGAAAAGTACGGATGGGAATCTACATTTATGATTATCGGGGGTATAGGTTTTCTTTGGTTAATTTTCTGGTTTCTCTTATATGAAACACCGGAAAAACAGAAAAAGCTTTCTGCCGAAGAACTGGCTTATATCCGTAGTGATGTTGATAGAACAGTAGATCAAAGCGAGAACCCTGAGGATGCTAAAAAAGTCCCATGGTTCAGGTTGCTACAGTATAAACAAACCTGGGCTTTTGCTACCGGAAAATTCCTGACCGATGGTGTATGGTGGTTTTTCTTATTCTGGCTTCCTAAGTATCTGGAAGGGCAATATCATCTGAGTGGAAAAGAGCTTGCTCTCCCTTTGTTTGTATTATATAGCATGACAATGGTCGGCAGTATATCAGGCGGATGGTTCCCTATGTATTTTATTAAGAAAGGATATCAGGCTTATGACGGAAGAATGCGTGCCATGTTCTTTATAGCATTATGTCCTTTAATTGTATTGGCCGCTCAGCCTCTGGGTTCATTCGGCTACTGGGTTCCGGTAATCCTTATCGGCCTCGGCGCTTCTGCACATCAGGCATGGAGTGCTAATATCTTTACTACAGTGTCTGATATGTTTCCGAGAAAAACAGTAGCATCCGTGACTGGTATTGGCGGAATGGCTGGTGGTATTGGCGGTGTAATTATCTCAAAAATAGGAGGCCCGTTATTTGATTTTTACGAAAAGAAAGGCAGTATTGAAACCGGATATTCCATTATGTTTACTTACTGCGCTATTGCCTATATTCTGGCATGGGGTATTATGAAAATTTTGGTTCCGAAATACAAACCTATTACGGATTTATAG
- a CDS encoding DUF1684 domain-containing protein, producing the protein MKYLFVFLFSIFAFGQKAEIKEIQKFQADLNAEYKNPKESPLRGDLLKDFKAIPFFDIDLKYSVKAKLVPTKDAEVFELPTSSGKTKKYKEYGTVTFSLEGQQYSLKVYQSQDLIKKPSFKDHLFLPFRDATNEKETYGGGRYIDLRIPKKDHLIIDFNKAYNPYCAYNAFDYNCPIVPIENKLPVEIRAGVKYDDIYH; encoded by the coding sequence ATGAAGTATCTGTTTGTTTTCCTGTTTAGCATTTTTGCTTTTGGACAAAAAGCCGAAATAAAAGAGATTCAGAAATTTCAGGCTGACCTGAATGCTGAATACAAAAATCCTAAAGAAAGCCCGTTACGCGGAGATTTACTAAAGGATTTTAAAGCAATACCTTTTTTTGATATCGATCTTAAATACAGTGTAAAAGCTAAGCTGGTTCCGACAAAAGATGCAGAAGTTTTTGAACTGCCTACATCTTCCGGGAAAACAAAAAAGTATAAAGAATATGGAACTGTAACCTTCTCTTTGGAAGGCCAGCAATATTCACTAAAAGTATACCAGAGTCAGGATCTGATTAAAAAGCCAAGCTTTAAAGATCATCTTTTTCTGCCGTTCAGAGATGCAACTAACGAGAAAGAAACTTATGGTGGGGGACGTTATATTGATTTGAGGATTCCTAAAAAGGATCATCTGATTATTGATTTTAATAAAGCTTATAATCCTTATTGTGCATACAATGCTTTCGATTATAACTGTCCTATTGTACCTATAGAAAATAAACTTCCTGTAGAGATAAGAGCAGGAGTAAAGTATGACGATATTTATCACTAA
- the mqo gene encoding malate dehydrogenase (quinone), with protein sequence MNPKPKYDVVLIGGGIMSATLGTMLHEFDPNLKIALFERLKDVARESSSAWNNAGTGHSAFCELNYTTEKKDGSVDISKAEKIAEQFEISKQFWAYLISKGYIDSPREFINSCPHMSLVFGEKDIEFLKKRHETMIKSHLFEGMEFSEDHGKLKEWVPLVMRSRNASEKLAATRATMGTDVDFGALTKKLVKHLEESSNVEVFRYHEIKDIDDNNGKWRMKIKDRLNNHPVEVEADFVFIGAGGYALPLLDSSGIEESKGYGGFPVSGQWLVTKDPELIAMHHAKVYTQATVDAPPMSVPHLDLRIIDGEKALLFGPFAGFSTKFLKNGSYLDLPESVNFKNIRSLFGAWWHNLSLTRYLIRQVTMNKDQRIAHLRDFIKDANADKWELMVAGQRVQIIKKDDAEGGKLEFGTEVVTNKQGTIASLLGASPGASTAAFAMINILEKCFGDKLQKEWRDKLLEMVPTYGRKLKDSAELTNRVRNYTKEKLELDY encoded by the coding sequence TACTATGTTACATGAGTTTGACCCAAACCTGAAAATTGCACTTTTCGAAAGATTAAAAGATGTAGCCCGCGAGAGCTCATCTGCGTGGAATAATGCAGGAACAGGTCACTCTGCTTTTTGTGAACTGAACTATACTACTGAGAAGAAAGACGGCTCGGTAGACATCAGTAAAGCTGAAAAAATTGCAGAACAATTTGAAATTTCAAAACAATTCTGGGCTTATCTGATTAGCAAAGGATATATTGATTCTCCCAGAGAGTTTATCAATTCCTGCCCGCATATGAGTCTGGTATTTGGAGAAAAAGATATTGAGTTTCTTAAAAAACGTCATGAGACAATGATAAAATCCCATTTGTTTGAAGGAATGGAATTTTCTGAAGATCATGGTAAACTAAAAGAATGGGTTCCTTTGGTTATGCGTTCACGTAATGCTTCTGAAAAATTAGCCGCTACAAGAGCAACAATGGGAACAGATGTAGACTTTGGGGCTTTAACCAAAAAGTTGGTAAAACACCTTGAAGAAAGCTCTAACGTTGAAGTATTCCGTTATCACGAGATCAAGGATATAGATGATAACAATGGTAAATGGAGAATGAAAATAAAAGACAGGTTAAACAACCATCCTGTAGAAGTAGAGGCAGATTTTGTTTTCATTGGAGCAGGGGGGTATGCATTGCCTCTTTTAGACAGTTCAGGTATTGAAGAAAGTAAAGGTTACGGAGGTTTCCCTGTTAGTGGACAATGGTTGGTGACCAAAGATCCTGAGCTTATTGCAATGCACCATGCAAAAGTATATACACAGGCTACTGTAGATGCACCACCAATGAGTGTGCCTCACTTAGACCTTAGAATTATTGATGGAGAAAAGGCTTTGCTTTTCGGGCCATTTGCAGGATTCTCTACTAAATTCCTTAAAAACGGAAGTTACCTGGATTTACCGGAAAGTGTAAACTTCAAAAATATCCGTTCTTTATTCGGTGCATGGTGGCATAATCTGTCATTGACGAGATACCTGATCAGACAGGTAACGATGAATAAAGATCAGCGAATTGCACACCTTAGAGATTTCATTAAAGATGCTAATGCCGACAAATGGGAATTAATGGTTGCCGGGCAAAGAGTACAGATTATTAAGAAAGATGATGCTGAAGGAGGTAAACTGGAATTCGGAACCGAGGTTGTAACGAACAAACAAGGAACTATTGCATCTCTGTTAGGCGCTTCTCCGGGGGCGAGTACAGCAGCTTTTGCCATGATTAATATTCTTGAAAAATGCTTCGGAGACAAGCTTCAGAAAGAATGGAGAGATAAGCTTCTGGAAATGGTTCCTACCTACGGAAGAAAGTTAAAAGACAGTGCTGAGCTTACAAACAGAGTGAGAAATTATACTAAAGAAAAGCTGGAATTAGATTACTAA